The following proteins are co-located in the Gloeocapsa sp. PCC 7428 genome:
- the clpB gene encoding ATP-dependent chaperone ClpB — protein MQPTDPSKFTDKAWEAIVQSQDVTRRFQQQQMEVEHLMIALLEDQKGIAHRFLNRSGVEASQVLQQLEAFTKRQPKFLGKADQLYLGRALDVMLDRAEAARVTMEDSLISVEHFLLAFADDERIGRRLFRGLNLDKAKLEAAIKAVRGSQKVTDPTPEARYEALTKYGRDLTEQAKAGKLDPVIGRDDEIRRVIQVLSRRSKNNPVLIGEPGVGKTAIAEGLAQRIINGDVPESLKDRQLIALDIGSLIAGAKYRGEFEDRLRSVLREVTDSNGQIVLFIDELHTVVGTGGTTQGAMDAGNLLKPMLARGELRCIGATTLDEYRKYIEKDAALERRFQQVFVDQPSVETTISILRGLKQRYEVHHSVKITDSALVAAATLSNRYISDRFLPDKAIDLVDEAAAQLKMEITSKPSEVEAIDRRLMQLEMEKLSVAGEDQRAAKNRERLERIEQEITALKTKQQELNAQWQGEKQLLDAISALKKEENALQVQIEQAERAYDLNKAAQLKYGKLEGVRRDREAKETMLIDLQARGSTLLREEVTEADIAEIVAKWTGIPVNRLLASERQKLLQLESHLHERVIGQSEAVSAVSAAIRRARAGMKDPGRPIGSFLFMGPTGVGKTELARALAEFLFDSDDALVRLDMSEYMEKHSVSRLVGAPPGYVGYEEGGQLSEAIRRRPYSVVLFDEVEKAHPDVFNILLQVLDDGRITDSQGRLVDFRNTVIVMTSNIGSEHILDVSGDDSKYGIMHKRVMDALRSHFRPEFLNRVDDIILFHTLNRSELGQIIRIQLKRVQRLLAEQKLGLELTPAAEAHLVDVGYDPVYGARPLKRAIQRELENPLATKLLENAFDEGETILVDYHDGSLTFNSQGKAQSDRSVLTEATRTN, from the coding sequence ATGCAGCCTACCGATCCTAGTAAGTTCACTGATAAAGCTTGGGAAGCCATCGTTCAATCGCAAGATGTCACACGTCGCTTCCAACAACAACAGATGGAAGTCGAACATCTGATGATCGCCCTATTGGAAGACCAAAAAGGGATAGCACACAGGTTTCTCAATCGATCCGGTGTCGAAGCTTCACAAGTTCTTCAACAACTCGAAGCTTTTACAAAACGCCAACCTAAGTTTTTGGGAAAAGCTGACCAACTGTATCTCGGTCGCGCCCTCGATGTCATGCTCGACCGCGCTGAGGCGGCTAGAGTGACAATGGAAGACAGCCTGATTTCGGTTGAACATTTTCTGCTAGCCTTTGCCGATGATGAGCGAATCGGTCGCCGTTTGTTTCGAGGTTTGAACTTAGATAAAGCAAAATTAGAAGCGGCAATCAAAGCAGTCCGAGGCAGTCAAAAAGTTACCGATCCCACTCCTGAAGCCCGTTATGAAGCTTTAACCAAATATGGGCGCGACCTCACCGAACAGGCAAAAGCTGGTAAACTTGACCCAGTGATTGGACGCGATGACGAAATTCGGCGGGTGATTCAGGTATTATCGCGTCGTAGTAAGAATAACCCTGTGTTAATTGGCGAACCTGGTGTCGGTAAAACCGCGATCGCCGAAGGTTTAGCGCAACGGATTATTAACGGCGATGTTCCCGAATCGTTGAAAGACCGTCAATTAATTGCCTTAGATATAGGTAGCTTGATTGCAGGTGCTAAATATCGTGGTGAATTTGAAGACCGCTTGCGTTCCGTATTGCGCGAAGTTACCGACTCCAACGGTCAAATTGTCTTATTTATCGACGAATTGCATACCGTTGTTGGTACGGGTGGAACGACGCAAGGCGCGATGGATGCAGGAAATTTACTTAAACCCATGCTCGCACGCGGCGAACTGCGTTGTATTGGCGCAACAACTTTAGACGAGTACCGTAAATATATTGAAAAAGATGCGGCTTTAGAACGCCGTTTTCAACAAGTTTTTGTCGATCAACCCTCAGTAGAAACAACGATCTCAATTTTGCGGGGACTCAAGCAACGCTACGAGGTGCATCACAGCGTTAAAATCACCGATTCAGCCCTCGTTGCAGCGGCGACACTTTCCAATCGTTATATCAGCGATCGCTTCTTACCCGATAAAGCCATCGATTTAGTCGATGAAGCAGCGGCGCAATTGAAAATGGAAATCACCTCAAAGCCATCAGAAGTTGAAGCAATCGATCGACGGTTGATGCAGCTAGAAATGGAAAAGTTGTCAGTTGCAGGTGAAGACCAACGCGCGGCGAAGAATCGCGAACGTTTAGAACGCATTGAGCAAGAAATTACTGCACTCAAAACAAAACAGCAAGAACTCAACGCGCAATGGCAAGGTGAAAAACAACTCCTTGATGCGATTAGTGCTTTAAAGAAAGAAGAAAATGCACTACAAGTCCAAATCGAACAAGCTGAACGCGCGTACGATTTGAATAAAGCGGCGCAGCTAAAGTATGGAAAACTCGAAGGAGTCCGCCGCGATCGCGAAGCCAAAGAAACGATGCTGATCGATTTGCAAGCACGTGGTTCAACACTGCTGCGCGAAGAAGTCACCGAAGCCGATATTGCAGAAATTGTGGCCAAATGGACGGGAATTCCCGTTAACCGCCTCTTAGCATCCGAACGGCAAAAACTTTTGCAACTCGAAAGTCATTTACACGAACGCGTCATCGGGCAATCCGAAGCCGTATCAGCGGTATCAGCCGCAATTCGGCGCGCGCGCGCCGGAATGAAAGACCCTGGTCGTCCGATTGGTTCGTTCTTGTTTATGGGACCTACAGGGGTAGGAAAAACCGAGTTAGCTCGTGCTTTAGCCGAGTTTCTCTTTGATTCGGACGATGCTTTAGTACGCTTGGATATGTCTGAGTACATGGAAAAGCATTCGGTTTCGCGCTTAGTCGGCGCGCCTCCAGGGTATGTTGGATACGAAGAGGGGGGACAACTTTCCGAAGCAATTCGTCGCCGTCCTTATTCGGTTGTGCTATTTGATGAAGTCGAAAAAGCTCACCCAGACGTTTTCAATATCTTGTTGCAAGTCCTTGATGATGGGCGGATTACCGATTCGCAAGGACGATTAGTCGATTTTCGCAACACCGTGATTGTGATGACGAGTAATATCGGTAGCGAACATATTCTAGATGTGTCCGGTGACGATAGCAAGTACGGAATTATGCACAAACGCGTCATGGATGCGTTGCGATCGCACTTTCGTCCGGAGTTTCTTAATCGCGTTGATGACATTATTCTGTTCCATACGCTCAACCGCAGCGAACTCGGACAAATTATTCGCATTCAACTCAAGCGCGTCCAAAGACTTTTAGCCGAACAAAAACTTGGGTTAGAGTTAACTCCAGCGGCTGAAGCGCATTTAGTTGACGTTGGTTACGATCCAGTGTATGGTGCGCGTCCTTTAAAACGTGCCATCCAGCGTGAACTGGAAAATCCACTTGCGACTAAATTGTTAGAAAATGCGTTTGATGAAGGAGAAACAATTCTAGTTGACTATCACGATGGTAGTCTAACTTTTAATTCGCAAGGAAAAGCTCAGAGCGATCGCTCAGTACTTACCGAAGCAACTCGCACAAATTAA
- the rfbF gene encoding glucose-1-phosphate cytidylyltransferase, whose protein sequence is MKAVILAGGLGTRISEETTIKPKPMVEIGGKPILWHIMKIYAAHGINDFIICCGYKGYVIKEYFANYFLHMSDVTFDMRFNQMNVHCGYAEPWRVTLVDTGEATMTGGRLKRVKEHVGNSTFCFTYGDGVSNVNITRLIEFHRQQKTQATLTAVQPPGRFGAICLAEEQTKITSFKEKPGGDGAWINGGYFVLEPEVIDYIADDTTVWEQQPLEKLAHLEQLSAYKHDGFWQPMDTLRDKNYLEDLWKKGTAPWKVW, encoded by the coding sequence ATGAAAGCGGTAATACTAGCAGGGGGATTGGGGACAAGGATCAGTGAAGAGACAACAATCAAACCAAAGCCAATGGTGGAGATTGGGGGAAAGCCAATCCTGTGGCACATCATGAAAATCTATGCAGCGCACGGGATAAACGATTTCATCATTTGCTGCGGATACAAAGGATATGTCATTAAAGAATATTTCGCGAATTACTTTCTGCACATGTCCGACGTGACATTTGATATGCGATTCAATCAAATGAACGTCCACTGCGGGTATGCCGAACCGTGGCGCGTGACATTAGTCGATACGGGCGAAGCGACGATGACGGGCGGTAGACTCAAGCGCGTCAAAGAACACGTGGGTAATAGTACATTCTGCTTCACCTACGGCGACGGCGTCAGCAACGTCAACATCACGCGCTTAATCGAATTTCACCGTCAACAAAAAACGCAAGCAACACTCACCGCCGTGCAACCGCCAGGCAGATTTGGCGCGATTTGTCTAGCCGAAGAACAAACAAAAATTACATCATTCAAAGAAAAACCAGGTGGTGACGGCGCGTGGATCAACGGCGGTTACTTTGTCCTCGAACCGGAAGTGATCGACTACATCGCCGATGACACTACAGTGTGGGAACAACAACCACTCGAAAAACTCGCGCATCTCGAACAGCTATCCGCGTACAAACACGACGGGTTCTGGCAACCAATGGATACACTGCGCGACAAGAACTATCTCGAAGACTTGTGGAAAAAAGGTACTGCACCTTGGAAAGTGTGGTAG
- the lhgO gene encoding L-2-hydroxyglutarate oxidase translates to MYDFAIIGGGIVGLATAKAIGKRYPKAQIVVIEKEATIASHQTGNNSGVIHSGIYYKPGSFKAKFCRDGSRSMVEFCREHGIAHEVCGKVIVATQAEELPRLENLYQRGIENGLKLEKLTSEQAREIEPHVQCIAGIRVFTTGIVNYRQVAQKYVELVSAQGGELRLGTKVTKIETRSDVTILTTNKGTISTRFVINCAGLFSDRIARLGKTDPQAKIVPFRGEYYELTPEKRYLVKHLIYPVPNPNFPFLGVHFTRMIDGSVHAGPNAVLSLKREGYHKTDINVRDLSEVLTYPGFWKLAAKHADEGIKEMIRSVSKAAFVQSLQQLIPEVTANDVVPTHAGVRAQALQADGKLVDDFLIVPGDRALHVCNAPSPAATSSLEIGKAIANAIPQQSHLESTLVQV, encoded by the coding sequence ATGTACGACTTTGCAATCATTGGTGGTGGAATCGTTGGATTAGCAACAGCAAAAGCGATTGGCAAGCGTTATCCAAAGGCTCAAATTGTTGTCATCGAGAAAGAAGCCACGATCGCCAGCCACCAAACCGGAAACAATAGTGGCGTGATTCACTCAGGAATCTATTACAAACCAGGCAGTTTCAAAGCAAAATTCTGCCGCGACGGCAGCCGTTCGATGGTAGAATTCTGCCGCGAACATGGCATTGCACACGAAGTCTGCGGCAAAGTGATTGTTGCCACGCAAGCTGAAGAACTCCCCCGACTTGAAAATTTGTATCAACGCGGAATTGAAAACGGTCTCAAGCTTGAAAAACTCACTTCAGAACAAGCGCGTGAGATTGAACCGCACGTGCAATGCATCGCAGGCATCCGCGTGTTTACAACAGGGATTGTCAACTATCGGCAAGTTGCGCAGAAATACGTCGAACTTGTCAGCGCGCAAGGCGGCGAACTGCGACTCGGCACAAAAGTCACCAAGATCGAGACGCGCAGTGACGTTACCATACTGACAACGAACAAAGGTACGATTTCAACACGCTTTGTGATTAATTGTGCGGGACTATTTAGCGATCGCATCGCCCGTCTAGGAAAAACCGATCCGCAAGCGAAAATTGTGCCATTTCGCGGCGAATACTACGAACTCACCCCCGAAAAACGGTATTTGGTCAAACACTTGATTTATCCGGTGCCGAATCCCAACTTCCCATTTTTGGGCGTACATTTCACGCGGATGATTGATGGTAGCGTCCATGCTGGACCGAATGCTGTCTTAAGTCTCAAGCGTGAAGGATATCACAAAACGGATATCAATGTGCGCGATTTGAGTGAGGTTCTAACATATCCTGGATTTTGGAAGTTGGCAGCAAAACACGCGGATGAAGGCATCAAAGAGATGATTCGTTCGGTGTCGAAAGCGGCGTTTGTGCAAAGTTTGCAGCAGTTGATACCGGAGGTAACAGCGAATGATGTTGTACCAACACACGCAGGGGTACGCGCGCAAGCACTGCAAGCAGACGGCAAGTTAGTTGATGACTTTTTGATTGTGCCTGGCGATCGCGCACTGCACGTATGTAATGCACCGTCTCCGGCGGCGACGTCTTCGTTGGAAATTGGCAAGGCGATCGCCAATGCGATTCCCCAACAATCACATCTCGAATCGACATTAGTTCAAGTTTAG
- a CDS encoding NAD(P)-dependent oxidoreductase: MKILVTGTEGYLGSLLAPMLMEAGHEVIAVDTGFYKAGWLYNGTDLTAKTLNKDIRQITIEDLQGVEAIVHMAELSNDPTGQLAPHITYEINHKGSVRLAELAKAAGVRRFMYMSSCSVYGVATGVDVTEESPVNPQTAYAECKTLVERDVQALADDDFSPTFMRNATAFGASPRMRFDIVLNNLAGLAWTTNEIKMTSDGTPWRPLVHALDICQAIICAVEAPRDIVHNQIFNVGDTAHNYRVKEIAEIIADVFPNCQVSFGDNGADNRSYRVSFEKINTTLPGFKCEWDAVRGAQQLYNLFTQIDMSEETFLFRGFTRLKQLEYLMRTQQIDKDFYWRKA, translated from the coding sequence ATGAAAATACTCGTTACTGGTACTGAAGGGTATCTTGGCTCGCTATTGGCTCCTATGCTAATGGAAGCTGGACATGAAGTTATTGCCGTAGATACTGGATTCTACAAAGCTGGTTGGCTATACAATGGCACTGACCTCACGGCAAAAACGCTCAACAAAGACATTCGCCAAATCACAATCGAAGACTTGCAAGGTGTAGAAGCCATCGTCCACATGGCAGAGTTGTCAAACGACCCCACCGGACAACTCGCACCGCATATCACCTACGAAATTAACCACAAAGGTTCAGTACGTTTAGCCGAACTCGCCAAAGCCGCAGGAGTGCGACGCTTTATGTATATGTCGTCATGCAGCGTGTACGGCGTTGCTACAGGCGTTGATGTCACCGAAGAATCACCCGTCAATCCACAAACTGCCTATGCCGAGTGCAAAACGCTCGTTGAACGGGACGTGCAAGCACTTGCAGACGATGATTTTTCGCCTACCTTCATGCGCAATGCTACCGCGTTTGGTGCTTCGCCCAGAATGCGTTTTGATATCGTATTGAATAACCTCGCGGGGCTAGCGTGGACAACGAACGAAATCAAAATGACGAGTGATGGCACTCCTTGGCGTCCTTTAGTTCATGCACTTGATATTTGTCAGGCAATTATCTGTGCGGTAGAAGCACCGCGCGACATTGTGCATAACCAAATTTTCAATGTTGGAGATACTGCACATAACTACCGCGTCAAAGAAATTGCAGAGATTATTGCAGATGTCTTTCCCAATTGCCAAGTGAGTTTTGGGGACAATGGTGCCGACAACCGCAGCTACCGTGTTTCCTTCGAGAAAATCAACACTACACTACCAGGATTCAAATGCGAATGGGATGCTGTGCGTGGGGCACAACAACTATATAACTTGTTTACTCAAATTGATATGTCAGAAGAAACCTTTTTATTCCGAGGTTTCACTCGCTTAAAACAATTGGAATACTTAATGCGCACGCAACAAATCGATAAAGATTTCTATTGGAGAAAAGCATGA
- the rfbC gene encoding dTDP-4-dehydrorhamnose 3,5-epimerase yields MRFIETSLKGAYIIDLEEKPDHRGFFARTYCAEEFAAHGLKATVAQCNLSFNHYKGTLRGMHYQVFPACETKLVRCIAGAIYDVIVDMRPDSPTYLQHIGVELTAQNRRALYVPEMFAHGYQALTDGAEVVYQVGEFYTPGYERGLRYDDPVLAIDWPLPVSEISAKDASWALLEQTVVGV; encoded by the coding sequence ATGAGATTTATTGAAACCTCACTCAAAGGCGCATACATCATTGATTTAGAAGAAAAACCTGACCATCGTGGCTTCTTTGCCCGCACCTATTGCGCTGAAGAATTCGCCGCGCATGGACTCAAAGCCACCGTCGCCCAATGCAACTTATCGTTTAACCATTACAAAGGAACACTGCGCGGAATGCACTATCAAGTCTTCCCTGCGTGTGAAACGAAACTTGTGCGTTGTATCGCTGGGGCAATTTATGACGTGATTGTCGATATGCGCCCCGACTCACCGACGTATTTGCAACATATCGGTGTCGAGTTAACTGCGCAAAATCGTCGCGCGTTGTATGTCCCAGAGATGTTTGCGCACGGATATCAAGCACTCACGGATGGTGCGGAAGTTGTTTATCAGGTGGGCGAGTTTTACACTCCTGGGTATGAGCGCGGGTTGCGTTATGATGACCCTGTTTTAGCGATTGATTGGCCGTTACCTGTCAGTGAGATTTCTGCCAAAGATGCTTCTTGGGCTTTGTTGGAACAGACCGTTGTAGGAGTATAG
- a CDS encoding NAD(P)H-dependent oxidoreductase, with protein MIIIDKALKERAAAGNPIRVGMIGAGFMGRGIANQIINSVPGMELVAIANRNIEKAIRAYSEAGIDNIHTVSSINQLEDAIHTNRYAVTDDALLLCQADGIDALIEVTGAIEFGARVVMEAIAHHKHVILMNAELDGTIGPILKVYADKAGVILSACDGDQPGVEMNLYRFVQSIGLRPLLCGNIKGLQDPYRNPTTQAGFAQRWGQNPTMVTSFADGTKISFEQAIVANATGMKVAQRGMLGYNFTGHVDEMTCMYDIDQLQELGGIVDYVVGAKPGPGVFVLATHSDPKQRHYLNLYKLGEGPLYSFYTPYHLCHFEVPLSVARAVLFGDRVLSPLAGPVVEVVTTAKIDLKAGETLDGIGEYMTYGQCENADVVQAQRLLPMGLAEGCRLKRDLPKDAVLTYDDVELPPGRLCDELRAEQDALFASRLPLAVG; from the coding sequence ATGATAATAATTGATAAAGCACTAAAAGAACGCGCAGCAGCAGGAAACCCAATTCGCGTCGGGATGATCGGCGCAGGCTTCATGGGTAGGGGGATTGCCAACCAAATCATCAACTCCGTCCCAGGAATGGAACTGGTAGCAATTGCCAACCGCAACATCGAAAAAGCAATTCGCGCCTACAGCGAAGCCGGAATTGACAACATCCACACTGTCAGCAGCATCAATCAACTCGAAGACGCAATTCACACAAACCGCTACGCCGTCACCGATGATGCACTGCTACTATGTCAAGCCGACGGCATCGATGCGCTGATTGAAGTGACTGGTGCAATCGAATTTGGCGCGCGCGTCGTCATGGAAGCGATCGCCCACCACAAACACGTGATTTTGATGAACGCCGAACTCGACGGCACAATCGGACCAATCCTCAAAGTGTATGCGGACAAAGCCGGAGTCATTTTGAGTGCGTGCGATGGCGACCAACCTGGTGTCGAGATGAACTTGTATCGGTTCGTACAAAGCATTGGTTTACGACCACTATTGTGCGGCAACATTAAAGGATTGCAAGACCCATACCGCAACCCGACAACGCAAGCCGGATTTGCGCAACGCTGGGGACAAAACCCGACGATGGTCACAAGCTTTGCCGATGGCACGAAAATCTCGTTTGAACAAGCAATTGTCGCTAACGCCACGGGTATGAAGGTTGCACAGCGGGGAATGTTGGGCTACAACTTCACGGGTCATGTGGATGAGATGACTTGCATGTACGACATCGACCAATTGCAAGAACTCGGCGGGATTGTCGATTACGTTGTCGGTGCGAAGCCAGGTCCTGGGGTGTTTGTGTTGGCAACGCACTCCGACCCGAAACAACGGCATTATCTCAATCTGTACAAATTAGGTGAAGGTCCGCTGTATAGCTTCTATACTCCTTACCACTTGTGTCACTTTGAAGTACCGCTATCGGTGGCGCGCGCGGTGTTGTTTGGCGATCGCGTCTTATCACCACTTGCCGGTCCTGTGGTTGAGGTGGTGACGACCGCCAAGATTGACCTCAAAGCAGGGGAAACACTTGACGGCATTGGTGAGTATATGACGTATGGTCAGTGTGAGAATGCAGACGTTGTCCAAGCACAGCGCCTGTTACCGATGGGCTTAGCGGAAGGTTGTCGCTTGAAGCGCGATTTACCTAAGGACGCGGTCTTGACGTATGATGATGTTGAATTGCCTCCAGGCCGTCTTTGTGACGAGTTGCGTGCCGAACAAGATGCCTTATTTGCTTCTCGTCTTCCTCTTGCTGTTGGTTAA
- a CDS encoding glycoside hydrolase family 5 protein, translating into MKKLKKYLALFLLSYLLIIGTIFIWFDTKSSAGSSNWLHVDGIHIKDIHNNKVVLRGVSLPDLAHYDFRGKIGKSPVELIELLTDHKQGWYSTVVRLPVYPIWKLGYNSNPKRYYENYIKPAVDKCVERKIYCIIDWHYIDDPTNLDAETRTFWADIAPKYKSYPNVLFEVFNENSTDMSWAAWKNIVQPWVDLIRSYAPNNLILVGAPHYAQHLYDAPSNPIKGKNIVYVGHIYPGLEQKLWDKWIFNVADKIPLFITEWGFRNGADYPTSGTVTSFGIPLKKKLEKYNLSWTCWVADHSWQPEMFDKDWNLLVGENYMGGFVQDYLLSKN; encoded by the coding sequence ATGAAAAAACTTAAAAAGTACCTGGCTCTTTTTTTATTAAGTTATCTTTTGATTATAGGAACAATATTTATATGGTTTGATACTAAATCTTCGGCAGGATCATCTAATTGGCTGCATGTAGATGGCATACATATTAAAGATATACATAATAACAAAGTTGTTTTACGGGGTGTATCACTTCCTGATTTAGCTCACTATGACTTTAGAGGTAAAATAGGAAAATCACCTGTTGAACTAATTGAACTGTTAACCGATCATAAACAAGGGTGGTATTCTACAGTAGTTAGATTGCCGGTCTATCCTATTTGGAAGTTAGGCTATAATTCCAATCCTAAACGGTATTATGAAAACTATATTAAGCCTGCTGTTGACAAGTGTGTAGAACGGAAAATTTATTGCATTATAGATTGGCACTATATAGATGACCCTACGAATTTAGATGCTGAAACACGTACTTTCTGGGCTGATATTGCCCCAAAGTATAAGAGTTATCCTAATGTGCTATTTGAAGTGTTTAATGAAAACTCAACTGATATGAGTTGGGCTGCCTGGAAAAATATTGTTCAACCTTGGGTTGACCTTATCCGTTCTTATGCTCCTAATAATTTAATTTTGGTAGGAGCACCGCATTATGCTCAACATCTATATGATGCTCCCAGCAATCCAATTAAAGGAAAAAATATTGTTTATGTAGGTCATATATATCCTGGTTTAGAACAAAAATTATGGGATAAATGGATTTTTAATGTAGCGGATAAAATTCCTCTATTTATTACAGAGTGGGGATTCCGCAACGGTGCTGATTATCCTACGAGTGGAACAGTGACTAGTTTTGGCATTCCCCTAAAGAAGAAATTAGAAAAATATAATTTAAGTTGGACTTGTTGGGTTGCTGACCACTCTTGGCAGCCAGAAATGTTTGATAAAGATTGGAACCTGTTAGTTGGAGAAAACTATATGGGTGGGTTTGTTCAAGATTACCTGTTGAGTAAGAATTAA
- a CDS encoding O-antigen ligase, with the protein MKPLNFEEKLVWYTIIGTYGLYIFGAQPIVIPIVAWILVGYLGKKLWHQSKGTPEAQQITIPFTAWLWIISMCIILVAIVIGNLNFNVDNIRLMKSVFKWTREHALWGLLPLVACLNIRPKLLYRAVCILCAQSLIVIPICYLAYLLRLPTSTLYVSPFAKIGGNSPDLYSLVLYFLDYDSNQVRLALFAPWAPNLALISLIYFFIARQETNIKWRRIGMIGALAMVLVSVSRAAILSFPVILLLTWLLTNFTRPGIYFATGIGSFFLSIFSTQITNFVNDFTEQVHSARATSSEARMNLVKLSLNKWWNEAPIWGHGYTEPIGPAIVYFLPIGTSGCGTWVNLLYTKGLVGFMAFAVPFLWSLVYLVTQAHRSAIARTGLSIILVFFFFSFTEELDLLAYLYWPGLLMLGLALRAETQLTSVSLRRPLLEG; encoded by the coding sequence ATGAAACCCCTCAATTTTGAAGAAAAATTGGTTTGGTACACAATTATTGGCACTTATGGCTTATACATTTTCGGAGCACAGCCAATTGTCATACCTATAGTAGCTTGGATATTAGTAGGATATCTTGGCAAGAAACTTTGGCACCAATCAAAAGGTACTCCAGAGGCTCAGCAAATAACAATTCCTTTCACAGCATGGTTATGGATTATTTCGATGTGCATAATCCTAGTTGCTATAGTGATTGGAAATCTTAACTTTAATGTTGATAATATTAGATTAATGAAGTCTGTTTTTAAATGGACTAGAGAACACGCTTTATGGGGTTTACTACCTTTAGTTGCTTGCCTTAACATTAGACCCAAGTTGCTCTACAGAGCAGTTTGTATTCTTTGTGCTCAAAGCCTAATTGTTATTCCAATTTGTTACTTAGCATATTTATTACGTCTTCCTACGAGTACTTTATATGTTTCTCCTTTCGCTAAAATTGGGGGAAATTCTCCGGATCTTTATAGTTTAGTTCTTTATTTTTTAGACTATGATAGCAATCAAGTTCGCTTAGCTTTATTTGCTCCTTGGGCACCTAATTTAGCCTTAATATCACTCATTTATTTTTTTATTGCTCGGCAAGAAACAAATATAAAATGGCGTAGAATTGGCATGATAGGTGCACTTGCCATGGTGTTGGTTTCGGTATCGCGGGCAGCAATCTTATCCTTTCCAGTGATTTTATTGCTTACTTGGCTTTTAACAAACTTTACTCGACCTGGAATATATTTTGCGACAGGAATAGGCAGTTTTTTTCTAAGTATTTTCTCAACTCAAATAACTAATTTTGTTAATGATTTTACTGAACAAGTGCATAGTGCTAGAGCAACTTCCTCTGAAGCTCGAATGAACTTAGTTAAACTGTCCTTAAATAAATGGTGGAATGAAGCACCTATTTGGGGTCATGGATATACTGAACCTATAGGTCCAGCGATTGTATACTTCTTGCCAATCGGAACTTCTGGATGCGGTACTTGGGTAAACTTACTTTACACAAAAGGTTTAGTAGGTTTTATGGCATTTGCTGTGCCGTTTTTGTGGAGTCTTGTGTATTTAGTGACTCAAGCACATAGAAGTGCGATCGCGAGAACAGGATTGAGTATCATTTTAGTTTTCTTCTTTTTTTCATTCACCGAAGAACTCGACCTTTTAGCCTATCTTTACTGGCCTGGTTTGTTGATGTTAGGTCTTGCTTTAAGAGCAGAAACACAATTGACTTCTGTTAGTTTAAGAAGACCTTTACTAGAAGGCTAA